The Aspergillus nidulans FGSC A4 chromosome VIII genome contains the following window.
AGAAGTAAGGATGGGTATTATGGATTAAGTGGTACTATCTACAGCAGCTCTTAGTATGTGACTGTAGTTCTGCAGCGTAACAACATCGTCgaatgaagacgaagcaCTCAATCTACTATGAGCATCCTTGCCTCTCCCTCAAAAGAGATCTGAACCCGTGAAGCAGATCATTCTTCAAATCTTCCCAATTCTCCAACCCTACACTGATCCTCAGTAGCTTCCGATCAACCCGGGAATCTGATAAAGCACGCCACTCTATCAATGACTCGACACCACCCAGACTTGTCGCATGCTGAAACAGAGCTAACTTGCTCGGCAAAGCGCGGGCAAAATCCTCACTCCGCAATATGATTGAGAAAACCGGGCCGAAGCCATTGGGCATTTGCTCGCGTAGCCAAGGTTCGTCTTGCAGACTGGCATGGTGCATCTCCTTGATTACAGTCTGCACAAGGTGCTCGTCGCTGTTTGTAGCCGGGCCTCGTGTCTTCAAAGCCGTATGTAGCCACGCAACCAGCTTCGCTGAGCTTTCGCTAGCTCGCTGCACTCGGAGATCCAGCGTCCGAAGGCTGCGAAGACCCAGCCAGCTCTCCATATTGCCCATCACATTGCCGAGTGCCAGTCTGTCCTCCCGGAGTTTCTTCTGCCAGTCCTTTATCTTCACTACAAGGACTCCACAAAGAAGGTCACTATGGCCCCCAAAATACTTGGAACCAGAATGCATCACAATATCTGCACCCCATGCGAATGGATCCTGAAGCGGTGGAGGCGCAAATGTGCTATCAACAATGAGGTATGCCCCTCTCGCATGAGCTTTCTCTGCATATTCCTTGATACTGAACGCAGTCCCAAGCGGGTTCACTGGCGTCTCGAGTATGATCACGTCACCCTCTCCAAGACTTTCAGCTGGGCAGTCGAGCGGCAGCTTTTCTAGCCCTGAGAGACGCGATATAACGCCGATAACTTCATGACTACCGTGATAGCCTTCGCCCACGGAGACACGACGCGGATTAAGAAGAACCAGTGCTGCATGCAGCGCAGCTAATCCCGTGGAATAGCTCACTGCATAACCCTTTAGGAGCTCC
Protein-coding sequences here:
- a CDS encoding putative transsulfuration enzyme family protein (transcript_id=CADANIAT00001991), which gives rise to MSPPASVHPATSALHADDYLNLVTDVAPPIHLSTTFRFPREPENLIPSEDPVEEFDGKNYVYSREFAPNATRFEAVLSELLKGYAVSYSTGLAALHAALVLLNPRRVSVGEGYHGSHEVIGVISRLSGLEKLPLDCPAESLGEGDVIILETPVNPLGTAFSIKEYAEKAHARGAYLIVDSTFAPPPLQDPFAWGADIVMHSGSKYFGGHSDLLCGVLVVKIKDWQKKLREDRLALGNVMGNMESWLGLRSLRTLDLRVQRASESSAKLVAWLHTALKTRGPATNSDEHLVQTVIKEMHHASLQDEPWLREQMPNGFGPVFSIILRSEDFARALPSKLALFQHATSLGGVESLIEWRALSDSRVDRKLLRISVGLENWEDLKNDLLHGFRSLLRERQGCS